In Cyprinus carpio isolate SPL01 chromosome B7, ASM1834038v1, whole genome shotgun sequence, a genomic segment contains:
- the LOC109093090 gene encoding UPF0687 protein C20orf27 homolog produces the protein MATAKKAASSKTGGVRFTEEPAAAAAAHSHVHFDEKLHDSVVMVIPKSNGNFLVKVGFLKTQHRYEIVFTLPEMMPELGKDVCPAPIPNPHLRITNITPSSDGGLRVTCEYMAHQEGVMCEEVQILSESKEDASVKVKVHARVMDRHHGTPMLLEGVRCIGAELEYDSEQSDWQGFD, from the exons ATGGCCACTGCTAAGAAAG CAGCGTCGTCTAAGACGGGGGGCGTTCGCTTCACTGAGGAACCCGCCGCAGCAGCCGCCGCTCACTCTCATGTGCATTTTGATGAGAAACTGCACGACTCCGTTGTCATGGTGATACCCAAATCAAACGGAAACTTCCTGGTTAAG GTGGGCTTCCTGAAAACACAGCACCGATATGAGATCGTGTTCACACTGCCAGAGATGATGCCAGAGCTCGGGAAAGACGTGTGTCCAGCCCCCATCCCCAATCCACACCTCCGTATCACTAACATAACACCGTCCTCAGACG GAGGTCTGAGGGTGACATGTGAATATATGGCCCATCAGGAGGGAGTGATGTGTGAGGAGGTGCAGATTCTCAGTGAGAGCAAAGAGGATGCAAGCGTGAAGGTTAAAGTTCATGCTCGTGTCATGG ACCGTCATCACGGGACTCCGATGCTGCTGGAAGGCGTGCGCTGCATAGGAGCAGAACTCGAGTACGACTCCGAGCAAAGCGACTGGCAAGGCTTCGACTAA